The Agelaius phoeniceus isolate bAgePho1 chromosome 26, bAgePho1.hap1, whole genome shotgun sequence genome has a window encoding:
- the LOC129131055 gene encoding vasoactive intestinal polypeptide receptor 1-like, which yields MGGPWQPPRARSLLLLLLLPTLQVQGTHPDCFVVLHFQQLEEECLQRIRSESPSPGQAGQGCPTEWDGLSCWPALPRGQSRGVACPEILSVFKKSKGLIQRNCTEWGWSPPSPPYHSACQLETLGSSNDTETKRGHFVTMKVLYTCGYSTSLAALLLAIGIFCCFRKLHCTRNSIHIHFFTSFILRGTAVFIKDHVLFSDESIDHCTMSTVTCKAAIAFFQYSVLANFYWLLVEGLYLQTLLLLTFTCDRSYTWGYVLMGWGVPMVTVGVWVLTRLQYDNHGCWDDYSSVYWWVIKAPILLAIFVNFLIFLNVTRMLAQKIRCPDLSRTHKQQYMRLTKSTLLLIPLFGVHYVVFALFPEHVGVDARLYFELVLGSYQGFLVALLYCFLNGEVQAEIRRNWGTWQRSMESNVFNLATQDFTA from the exons atgggGGGTCCCTGgcagccgccccgggcccgctcgctgctgctgctgctgctcctccccacgCTCCAG GTGCAGGGGACTCATCCCGACTGCTTCGTCGTCCTCCacttccagcagctggaggaggaatgTCTGCAGAGGATCCGGAGTGagagccccagcccggggcaggcagggcagg gctgcccgACCGAGTGGGACGGGCTCAGCTGCTGGCCCGCCCTGCCCCGTGGCCAGTCCCGAGGCGTCGCCTGTCCCGAGATCCTGAGCGTCTTCAAGAAGTCCAAAG ggctgatccagaGGAACTGCACtgagtggggctggagcccccccagccccccctaCCACAGTGCCTGCCAGCTGGAAACCCTTGGCAGCAGCAATGACACCGAGACCAAG AGAGGCCACTTTGTCACCATGAAGGTGCTCTACACCTGTGGCTACTCCACATCGCTGGCAGCGCTGctcctggccatcggcatcttCTGCTGCTTCAG GAAGCTGCACTGCACCAGGAATTCCATCCACATCCACTTCTTCACCTCCTTCATCCTGCGGGGCACGGCCGTGTTCATCAAGGACCACGTCCTCTTCTCGGATGAGTCCATTGACCACTGCACAATGTCCACG gtgacctgcaaggcagccatcGCCTTCTTCCAGTACTCAGTGCTGGCCAACTTCTACTGGCTGCTGGTGGAGGGGCTGTACCTGCagacgctgctgctgctcaccttCACCTGCGACAGGAGCTACACCTGGGGCTACGTCCTCATGGGCTGGG GTGTCCCCATGGTCACAGTCGGGGTGTGGGTGCTCACCAGGCTCCAGTATGACAACCACGG GTGCTGGGATGACTACTCCAGTGTGTACTGGTGGGTGATCAAGGCTCCCATCCTCCTGGCCATATTT GTGaacttcctcatcttcctcaaCGTCACCAGGATGCTGGCACAGAAGATCCGGTGCCCGGACCTCAGCAGAACCCACAAGCAGCAGTACAT GAGGCTGACCAAGTCCACGCTGCTGCTCATCCCCCTCTTTGGGGTGCACTACGTGGTGTTCGCGCTCTTCCCCGAGCACGTGGGCGTGGACGCCCGGCTCTACTTCGAGCTGGTGCTGGGCTCCTACCAG GGCTTCCTGGTGGCTCTGCTCTACTGTTTCCTCAACGGGGAG GTCCAGGCTGAGATCAGGAGGAACTGGGGCACGTGGCAAAGGTCCATGGAGAGCAACGTCTTCAACCTGGCCACCCAGGACTTCACGGCGTGA